A genomic window from Silene latifolia isolate original U9 population chromosome Y, ASM4854445v1, whole genome shotgun sequence includes:
- the LOC141626830 gene encoding uncharacterized protein LOC141626830 has protein sequence MGVTETSQNRRRRRRRRRRRRRKFFYLALPILCTACFNGWYLYIDDSEDSSSIACSGSCSEPQCSAVYNSVLMYITVCIINYSTAIILHSLQFCPPANPAPSSYANKYIEHWDDIPILLGPDRAAGDEGEHYEESATMMDEQACDGSTSSINTISTSSRKKRKSDSLVVNMFVEAPVKFQVLKDLPSDQKLDWILLCLDECSRAF, from the exons ATGGGAGTCACTGAAACGAGTCAgaatagaagaagaagaagaagaagaagaagaagaagaagaagaaa attcttttatttagcACTGCCTATTTTATGTACTGCTTGCTTCAATGGTTGGTATTTGTACATTGATGATTCTGAGGATAGCAGTAGCATTGCCTGCAGTGGCTCTTGTTCTGAACCTCAGTGTTCTGCTGTATATAACAGTGTTCTGATGTATATAACAGTCTGCATCATCAACTATTCAACTGCAATAATATTGCACAGTTTACAGTTTTGTCCCCCT GCTAACCCAGCTCCTTCATCTTATGCCAATAAATATATCGAGCATTGGGATGATATACCGATATTACTTGGACCCGATAGAGCTGCTGGTGATGAAGGGGAGCACTATGAAGAGAGTGCTACTATGATGGATGAGCAAGCATGTGATGGTTCGACTTCCAGCATCAATACTATTTCAACAAGCTccagaaaaaaacgaaaaagtgATAGTCTAGTCGTAAATATGTTCGTGGAGGCACCGGTGAAATTTCAAGTTCTCAAAGACCTTCCGAGTGATCAAAAATTAGATTGGATTTTGCTTTGTCTTGACGAGTGTAGTAGAGCATTCTAG